A window from Athalia rosae chromosome 5, iyAthRosa1.1, whole genome shotgun sequence encodes these proteins:
- the LOC105685779 gene encoding spondin-1 isoform X2: MVVREVRILLMLLAAVVIQVAGKCDRKPEDSLKPRSPLGGKFRIVVSEYNKTEYTSSYIPNTKYIVSLQGDKSGMISQKFGRFTLVAENRDDESADIGYFEIEDSSFTKFSDKCPNAVIEASKIPKEEVTVAWMSPMEDAGCILIRATVVESRETWYMDEGGLTVTLCQFSASEIDDPGPVLSTCCACDEAKYEVTFEGLWSRNTHPKDFPSNGWLTRFSDVIGASHTVDYRFWEYAEVASEGLKQVAERGATRMLESELKDESEHIRTIIKARGISYPNVTGRTFAVFRVDRKHHLMSLVSMIDPSPDWIVGVSGLELCLSNCSWIEHKELNLYPYDAGTDSGITYISPDSPTIPREPIRRITSTFPHDNRSPFYDESGIDMKPIAKLYLNRQRLYEKTCDDPQPVVGPTEACEVSGWSKFGECSRSCGRGHKLRQRHYIDPEAASASNCKRELTGRTKCNVERCPGHSTRPGLTAEMCELEEWTAWSSCTTTCGAGLKTRSRKYKNRKYRKYCMHNVHPLELEQTIECDENEPCSDDDPDAEEVSETTETAVDEDENEHENENNNNDNDSDNDNENENENDNENENENEHENENETEYIEEVTRSEEWLQKCPRERFTEWSMWSPCSSSCGPGVRLRSRLPNKSWSHMNDAEERDLEECKIEQASCEAEIPNCDFSEEIARSICSEPQVVGTCNGNILRVYFDSASNQCRWFGYTGCNGNRNNFPTEQDCNNVCSRYQRELRANLSAVMKKFKVSLSSVLSYHIPTQEQRSGKTKRAKYAQVTEEPDLGGIPSGSQVIETTDEYSSDSIDCEFTEWGSWSPCRSDCKGYTYRNRTIIREAENGGRKCPTKLQQKKRCRKVPPCSTRRGMRRRSYNDSFYGSSEDPNPIDCEVSSWSPWSPCTATCGYSVRHRTRNIMVVPVGQEAKLCPSLVQFASCSSPACTETPNQ, encoded by the exons ATGGTCGTTCGCGAGGTGCGGATTTTACTAATGCTGCTCGCAGCAGTCGTCATCCAAGTTGCTGGAAAATGTGACCGGAAACCGGAGGATTCCCTAAAACCTCGATCACCCTTGGGAGGAAAGTTCCGAATTGTTGTCTCCGAATATAACAAGACTGAATACACGAGCTCCTATATACCGAACACGAAATATATCG TCAGCCTCCAGGGAGATAAATCTGGAATGATTTCACAAAAATTCGGGAGATTTACGCTAGTCGCTGAAAACAGAGATGACGAATCGGCTGATATCGGTTACTTTGAAATAGAAGATTCTAGTTTTACTAAATTCTCCGATAAGTGTCCAAACGCCGTAATCGAAGCctcgaaaattccgaaagaagaAGTTACCGTCGCTTGGATGAGCCCCATGGAAGACGCTGGGTGCATTTTGATCAG GGCAACCGTAGTAGAATCTCGGGAAACGTGGTACATGGATGAGGGTGGTTTGACTGTGACGCTGTGCCAGTTCTCAGCTTCTGAAATCGACGACCCAGGTCCCGTACTTTCAACGTGTTGCGCTTGTGACGAAGCAAAGTACGAGGTGACGTTTGAAGGTCTTTGGTCTCGAAACACGCACCCAAAG GACTTTCCCAGCAACGGATGGTTGACGAGATTTTCAGACGTAATCGGTGCTTCGCACACCGTGGATTACAGGTTTTGGGAATACGCGGAAGTAGCCAGCGAAGGACTGAAACAAGTCGCTGAACGGGGAGCTACAAGGATGCTTGAATCCGAATTGAAAGACGAG AGCGAACACATCAGGACTATTATAAAAGCCAGAGGAATTAGCTATCCCAATGTCACGGGAAGAACCTTTGCCGTTTTTCGCGTTGATAGAAAGCACCATCTCATGTCGCTCGTTTCTATGATCG ATCCCTCGCCGGACTGGATCGTCGGTGTTTCAGGACTCGAACTTTGCCTGTCAAACTGTTCCTGGATAGAACATAAGGAGTTGAATTTGTACCCTTACGACGCAGGAACAGACAGCGGAATTACTTACATC TCACCAGATTCTCCTACAATCCCAAGAGAACCTATTCGCCGAATAACTTCAACGTTTCCGCATGACAACCGATCACCGTTTTACGATGAAAGTGGCATCGATATGAAACCAATAGCAAAACTTTACCTCAACCGACAACGTCTCTATGAAAAAACCTGCGACGATCCGCAACCCGTTGTGGGTCCAACAG AGGCATGCGAGGTGAGCGGCTGGAGTAAATTCGGCGAATGTTCACGGTCGTGCGGCCGAGGGCATAAACTTCGTCAAAGACATTATATAGACCCAGAAGCAGCTTCAGCGAGTAATTGCAAACGCGAATTAACTGGAAGAACAAAGTGCAACGTTGAACGCTG ccCTGGTCATTCCACGCGTCCTGGTCTGACCGCGGAAATGTGTGAGTTGGAGGAATGGACGGCGTGGTCATCGTGTACGACAACATGTGGTGCGGGTTTAAAAACACGTtcgcgaaaatacaaaaatcgaAAGTACAGAAAATACTGCATGCATAACGTGCATCCCTTAGAATTGGAACAAACCATTGAATGTGATGAAAATGAACCGTGCTCCGACGATGATCCCGATGCCGAGGAGGTAAGCGAAACTACCGAAACTGCTGTTGATGAAGACGAAAATGaacatgaaaatgaaaataataataatgataatgatagtgataatgataatgaaaatgaaaatgaaaatgataacgaaaatgaaaatgaaaatgaacacgaaaatgaaaatgaaactgaaTACATCGAGGAAGTGACGAGGTCAGAGGAATGGTTGCAG aaaTGTCCGCGAGAAAGATTTACCGAATGGTCAATGTGGTCCCCGTGCAGTTCAAGTTGCGGTCCAGGAGTCAGACTACGATCTAGACTTCCGAACAAATCCTGGAGTCACATGAACGACGCGGAAGAACGTGATCTTGAGGaatgtaaaattgaacaagCATCTTGCGAGGCAGAAATTCCAAACTGTGATTTTTCGGAGGAAATAGCGCGAA GCATTTGCAGCGAACCGCAAGTCGTTGGTACATGTAATGGAAATATTCTGCGCGTCTACTTTGACAGTGCGAGCAACCAATGCAGATGGTTCGGTTACACCGGCTGTAACGGAAACAGGAATAATTTTCCGACAGAACAGGACTGCAATAACGTCTGCAGTAGATATCAAA GAGAACTTCGAGCGAATCTTTCGGCGGTAATGAAGAAATTTAAGGTCTCTCTTAGCAGCGTGCTCTCTTATCACATACCTACGCAAGAACAACGTAgcggaaaaaccaaaagagcTAAATACG CACAAGTAACAGAGGAACCGGACCTTGGAGGGATCCCATCTGGTAGCCAAGTAATCGAAACTACGGATGAATATTCGAGCGATTCGATTGACTGCGAATTTACCGAATGGGGATCGTGGTCACCTTGCAGATCGGACTGCAAAGGCTACACGTATCGTAACAGAACGATTATT CGGGAAGCCGAAAACGGTGGTAGAAAGTGCCCAACCAAActgcaacagaaaaaaaggtgCCGGAAAGTACCACCTTGCT CCACCCGAAGGGGAATGCGGCGCAGAAGTTATAACGACTCATTCTATGGATCCAGTGAAGATCCGA ATCCCATTGATTGTGAGGTATCCTCCTGGTCACCTTGGTCGCCATGTACAGCAACGTGCGGATATTCCGTTCGCCACAGGACAAGAAATATAATGGTTGTACCAGTTGGACAAGAAGCGAAGCTGTGTCCTTCTCTCGTTCAATTTGCTTCATGTTCTTCGCCTGCATGCACCGAAACTCCGAATCAGTGA
- the LOC105685779 gene encoding spondin-1 isoform X1, with the protein MVVREVRILLMLLAAVVIQVAGKCDRKPEDSLKPRSPLGGKFRIVVSEYNKTEYTSSYIPNTKYIVSLQGDKSGMISQKFGRFTLVAENRDDESADIGYFEIEDSSFTKFSDKCPNAVIEASKIPKEEVTVAWMSPMEDAGCILIRATVVESRETWYMDEGGLTVTLCQFSASEIDDPGPVLSTCCACDEAKYEVTFEGLWSRNTHPKDFPSNGWLTRFSDVIGASHTVDYRFWEYAEVASEGLKQVAERGATRMLESELKDESEHIRTIIKARGISYPNVTGRTFAVFRVDRKHHLMSLVSMIDPSPDWIVGVSGLELCLSNCSWIEHKELNLYPYDAGTDSGITYISPDSPTIPREPIRRITSTFPHDNRSPFYDESGIDMKPIAKLYLNRQRLYEKTCDDPQPVVGPTGGRPGHGKPGHTVRKACEVSGWSKFGECSRSCGRGHKLRQRHYIDPEAASASNCKRELTGRTKCNVERCPGHSTRPGLTAEMCELEEWTAWSSCTTTCGAGLKTRSRKYKNRKYRKYCMHNVHPLELEQTIECDENEPCSDDDPDAEEVSETTETAVDEDENEHENENNNNDNDSDNDNENENENDNENENENEHENENETEYIEEVTRSEEWLQKCPRERFTEWSMWSPCSSSCGPGVRLRSRLPNKSWSHMNDAEERDLEECKIEQASCEAEIPNCDFSEEIARSICSEPQVVGTCNGNILRVYFDSASNQCRWFGYTGCNGNRNNFPTEQDCNNVCSRYQRELRANLSAVMKKFKVSLSSVLSYHIPTQEQRSGKTKRAKYAQVTEEPDLGGIPSGSQVIETTDEYSSDSIDCEFTEWGSWSPCRSDCKGYTYRNRTIIREAENGGRKCPTKLQQKKRCRKVPPCSTRRGMRRRSYNDSFYGSSEDPNPIDCEVSSWSPWSPCTATCGYSVRHRTRNIMVVPVGQEAKLCPSLVQFASCSSPACTETPNQ; encoded by the exons ATGGTCGTTCGCGAGGTGCGGATTTTACTAATGCTGCTCGCAGCAGTCGTCATCCAAGTTGCTGGAAAATGTGACCGGAAACCGGAGGATTCCCTAAAACCTCGATCACCCTTGGGAGGAAAGTTCCGAATTGTTGTCTCCGAATATAACAAGACTGAATACACGAGCTCCTATATACCGAACACGAAATATATCG TCAGCCTCCAGGGAGATAAATCTGGAATGATTTCACAAAAATTCGGGAGATTTACGCTAGTCGCTGAAAACAGAGATGACGAATCGGCTGATATCGGTTACTTTGAAATAGAAGATTCTAGTTTTACTAAATTCTCCGATAAGTGTCCAAACGCCGTAATCGAAGCctcgaaaattccgaaagaagaAGTTACCGTCGCTTGGATGAGCCCCATGGAAGACGCTGGGTGCATTTTGATCAG GGCAACCGTAGTAGAATCTCGGGAAACGTGGTACATGGATGAGGGTGGTTTGACTGTGACGCTGTGCCAGTTCTCAGCTTCTGAAATCGACGACCCAGGTCCCGTACTTTCAACGTGTTGCGCTTGTGACGAAGCAAAGTACGAGGTGACGTTTGAAGGTCTTTGGTCTCGAAACACGCACCCAAAG GACTTTCCCAGCAACGGATGGTTGACGAGATTTTCAGACGTAATCGGTGCTTCGCACACCGTGGATTACAGGTTTTGGGAATACGCGGAAGTAGCCAGCGAAGGACTGAAACAAGTCGCTGAACGGGGAGCTACAAGGATGCTTGAATCCGAATTGAAAGACGAG AGCGAACACATCAGGACTATTATAAAAGCCAGAGGAATTAGCTATCCCAATGTCACGGGAAGAACCTTTGCCGTTTTTCGCGTTGATAGAAAGCACCATCTCATGTCGCTCGTTTCTATGATCG ATCCCTCGCCGGACTGGATCGTCGGTGTTTCAGGACTCGAACTTTGCCTGTCAAACTGTTCCTGGATAGAACATAAGGAGTTGAATTTGTACCCTTACGACGCAGGAACAGACAGCGGAATTACTTACATC TCACCAGATTCTCCTACAATCCCAAGAGAACCTATTCGCCGAATAACTTCAACGTTTCCGCATGACAACCGATCACCGTTTTACGATGAAAGTGGCATCGATATGAAACCAATAGCAAAACTTTACCTCAACCGACAACGTCTCTATGAAAAAACCTGCGACGATCCGCAACCCGTTGTGGGTCCAACAGGTGGGCGTCCCGGACACGGCAAACCTGGTCATACTGTTCGTA AGGCATGCGAGGTGAGCGGCTGGAGTAAATTCGGCGAATGTTCACGGTCGTGCGGCCGAGGGCATAAACTTCGTCAAAGACATTATATAGACCCAGAAGCAGCTTCAGCGAGTAATTGCAAACGCGAATTAACTGGAAGAACAAAGTGCAACGTTGAACGCTG ccCTGGTCATTCCACGCGTCCTGGTCTGACCGCGGAAATGTGTGAGTTGGAGGAATGGACGGCGTGGTCATCGTGTACGACAACATGTGGTGCGGGTTTAAAAACACGTtcgcgaaaatacaaaaatcgaAAGTACAGAAAATACTGCATGCATAACGTGCATCCCTTAGAATTGGAACAAACCATTGAATGTGATGAAAATGAACCGTGCTCCGACGATGATCCCGATGCCGAGGAGGTAAGCGAAACTACCGAAACTGCTGTTGATGAAGACGAAAATGaacatgaaaatgaaaataataataatgataatgatagtgataatgataatgaaaatgaaaatgaaaatgataacgaaaatgaaaatgaaaatgaacacgaaaatgaaaatgaaactgaaTACATCGAGGAAGTGACGAGGTCAGAGGAATGGTTGCAG aaaTGTCCGCGAGAAAGATTTACCGAATGGTCAATGTGGTCCCCGTGCAGTTCAAGTTGCGGTCCAGGAGTCAGACTACGATCTAGACTTCCGAACAAATCCTGGAGTCACATGAACGACGCGGAAGAACGTGATCTTGAGGaatgtaaaattgaacaagCATCTTGCGAGGCAGAAATTCCAAACTGTGATTTTTCGGAGGAAATAGCGCGAA GCATTTGCAGCGAACCGCAAGTCGTTGGTACATGTAATGGAAATATTCTGCGCGTCTACTTTGACAGTGCGAGCAACCAATGCAGATGGTTCGGTTACACCGGCTGTAACGGAAACAGGAATAATTTTCCGACAGAACAGGACTGCAATAACGTCTGCAGTAGATATCAAA GAGAACTTCGAGCGAATCTTTCGGCGGTAATGAAGAAATTTAAGGTCTCTCTTAGCAGCGTGCTCTCTTATCACATACCTACGCAAGAACAACGTAgcggaaaaaccaaaagagcTAAATACG CACAAGTAACAGAGGAACCGGACCTTGGAGGGATCCCATCTGGTAGCCAAGTAATCGAAACTACGGATGAATATTCGAGCGATTCGATTGACTGCGAATTTACCGAATGGGGATCGTGGTCACCTTGCAGATCGGACTGCAAAGGCTACACGTATCGTAACAGAACGATTATT CGGGAAGCCGAAAACGGTGGTAGAAAGTGCCCAACCAAActgcaacagaaaaaaaggtgCCGGAAAGTACCACCTTGCT CCACCCGAAGGGGAATGCGGCGCAGAAGTTATAACGACTCATTCTATGGATCCAGTGAAGATCCGA ATCCCATTGATTGTGAGGTATCCTCCTGGTCACCTTGGTCGCCATGTACAGCAACGTGCGGATATTCCGTTCGCCACAGGACAAGAAATATAATGGTTGTACCAGTTGGACAAGAAGCGAAGCTGTGTCCTTCTCTCGTTCAATTTGCTTCATGTTCTTCGCCTGCATGCACCGAAACTCCGAATCAGTGA
- the LOC105685779 gene encoding spondin-1 isoform X5 has translation MVVREVRILLMLLAAVVIQVAGKCDRKPEDSLKPRSPLGGKFRIVVSEYNKTEYTSSYIPNTKYIVSLQGDKSGMISQKFGRFTLVAENRDDESADIGYFEIEDSSFTKFSDKCPNAVIEASKIPKEEVTVAWMSPMEDAGCILIRATVVESRETWYMDEGGLTVTLCQFSASEIDDPGPVLSTCCACDEAKYEVTFEGLWSRNTHPKDFPSNGWLTRFSDVIGASHTVDYRFWEYAEVASEGLKQVAERGATRMLESELKDESEHIRTIIKARGISYPNVTGRTFAVFRVDRKHHLMSLVSMIDPSPDWIVGVSGLELCLSNCSWIEHKELNLYPYDAGTDSGITYISPDSPTIPREPIRRITSTFPHDNRSPFYDESGIDMKPIAKLYLNRQRLYEKTCDDPQPVVGPTGGRPGHGKPGHTVRKACEVSGWSKFGECSRSCGRGHKLRQRHYIDPEAASASNCKRELTGRTKCNVERCPGHSTRPGLTAEMCELEEWTAWSSCTTTCGAGLKTRSRKYKNRKYRKYCMHNVHPLELEQTIECDENEPCSDDDPDAEEKCPRERFTEWSMWSPCSSSCGPGVRLRSRLPNKSWSHMNDAEERDLEECKIEQASCEAEIPNCDFSEEIARSICSEPQVVGTCNGNILRVYFDSASNQCRWFGYTGCNGNRNNFPTEQDCNNVCSRYQRELRANLSAVMKKFKVSLSSVLSYHIPTQEQRSGKTKRAKYAQVTEEPDLGGIPSGSQVIETTDEYSSDSIDCEFTEWGSWSPCRSDCKGYTYRNRTIIREAENGGRKCPTKLQQKKRCRKVPPCSTRRGMRRRSYNDSFYGSSEDPNPIDCEVSSWSPWSPCTATCGYSVRHRTRNIMVVPVGQEAKLCPSLVQFASCSSPACTETPNQ, from the exons ATGGTCGTTCGCGAGGTGCGGATTTTACTAATGCTGCTCGCAGCAGTCGTCATCCAAGTTGCTGGAAAATGTGACCGGAAACCGGAGGATTCCCTAAAACCTCGATCACCCTTGGGAGGAAAGTTCCGAATTGTTGTCTCCGAATATAACAAGACTGAATACACGAGCTCCTATATACCGAACACGAAATATATCG TCAGCCTCCAGGGAGATAAATCTGGAATGATTTCACAAAAATTCGGGAGATTTACGCTAGTCGCTGAAAACAGAGATGACGAATCGGCTGATATCGGTTACTTTGAAATAGAAGATTCTAGTTTTACTAAATTCTCCGATAAGTGTCCAAACGCCGTAATCGAAGCctcgaaaattccgaaagaagaAGTTACCGTCGCTTGGATGAGCCCCATGGAAGACGCTGGGTGCATTTTGATCAG GGCAACCGTAGTAGAATCTCGGGAAACGTGGTACATGGATGAGGGTGGTTTGACTGTGACGCTGTGCCAGTTCTCAGCTTCTGAAATCGACGACCCAGGTCCCGTACTTTCAACGTGTTGCGCTTGTGACGAAGCAAAGTACGAGGTGACGTTTGAAGGTCTTTGGTCTCGAAACACGCACCCAAAG GACTTTCCCAGCAACGGATGGTTGACGAGATTTTCAGACGTAATCGGTGCTTCGCACACCGTGGATTACAGGTTTTGGGAATACGCGGAAGTAGCCAGCGAAGGACTGAAACAAGTCGCTGAACGGGGAGCTACAAGGATGCTTGAATCCGAATTGAAAGACGAG AGCGAACACATCAGGACTATTATAAAAGCCAGAGGAATTAGCTATCCCAATGTCACGGGAAGAACCTTTGCCGTTTTTCGCGTTGATAGAAAGCACCATCTCATGTCGCTCGTTTCTATGATCG ATCCCTCGCCGGACTGGATCGTCGGTGTTTCAGGACTCGAACTTTGCCTGTCAAACTGTTCCTGGATAGAACATAAGGAGTTGAATTTGTACCCTTACGACGCAGGAACAGACAGCGGAATTACTTACATC TCACCAGATTCTCCTACAATCCCAAGAGAACCTATTCGCCGAATAACTTCAACGTTTCCGCATGACAACCGATCACCGTTTTACGATGAAAGTGGCATCGATATGAAACCAATAGCAAAACTTTACCTCAACCGACAACGTCTCTATGAAAAAACCTGCGACGATCCGCAACCCGTTGTGGGTCCAACAGGTGGGCGTCCCGGACACGGCAAACCTGGTCATACTGTTCGTA AGGCATGCGAGGTGAGCGGCTGGAGTAAATTCGGCGAATGTTCACGGTCGTGCGGCCGAGGGCATAAACTTCGTCAAAGACATTATATAGACCCAGAAGCAGCTTCAGCGAGTAATTGCAAACGCGAATTAACTGGAAGAACAAAGTGCAACGTTGAACGCTG ccCTGGTCATTCCACGCGTCCTGGTCTGACCGCGGAAATGTGTGAGTTGGAGGAATGGACGGCGTGGTCATCGTGTACGACAACATGTGGTGCGGGTTTAAAAACACGTtcgcgaaaatacaaaaatcgaAAGTACAGAAAATACTGCATGCATAACGTGCATCCCTTAGAATTGGAACAAACCATTGAATGTGATGAAAATGAACCGTGCTCCGACGATGATCCCGATGCCGAGGAG aaaTGTCCGCGAGAAAGATTTACCGAATGGTCAATGTGGTCCCCGTGCAGTTCAAGTTGCGGTCCAGGAGTCAGACTACGATCTAGACTTCCGAACAAATCCTGGAGTCACATGAACGACGCGGAAGAACGTGATCTTGAGGaatgtaaaattgaacaagCATCTTGCGAGGCAGAAATTCCAAACTGTGATTTTTCGGAGGAAATAGCGCGAA GCATTTGCAGCGAACCGCAAGTCGTTGGTACATGTAATGGAAATATTCTGCGCGTCTACTTTGACAGTGCGAGCAACCAATGCAGATGGTTCGGTTACACCGGCTGTAACGGAAACAGGAATAATTTTCCGACAGAACAGGACTGCAATAACGTCTGCAGTAGATATCAAA GAGAACTTCGAGCGAATCTTTCGGCGGTAATGAAGAAATTTAAGGTCTCTCTTAGCAGCGTGCTCTCTTATCACATACCTACGCAAGAACAACGTAgcggaaaaaccaaaagagcTAAATACG CACAAGTAACAGAGGAACCGGACCTTGGAGGGATCCCATCTGGTAGCCAAGTAATCGAAACTACGGATGAATATTCGAGCGATTCGATTGACTGCGAATTTACCGAATGGGGATCGTGGTCACCTTGCAGATCGGACTGCAAAGGCTACACGTATCGTAACAGAACGATTATT CGGGAAGCCGAAAACGGTGGTAGAAAGTGCCCAACCAAActgcaacagaaaaaaaggtgCCGGAAAGTACCACCTTGCT CCACCCGAAGGGGAATGCGGCGCAGAAGTTATAACGACTCATTCTATGGATCCAGTGAAGATCCGA ATCCCATTGATTGTGAGGTATCCTCCTGGTCACCTTGGTCGCCATGTACAGCAACGTGCGGATATTCCGTTCGCCACAGGACAAGAAATATAATGGTTGTACCAGTTGGACAAGAAGCGAAGCTGTGTCCTTCTCTCGTTCAATTTGCTTCATGTTCTTCGCCTGCATGCACCGAAACTCCGAATCAGTGA